TCAGCTGGTTCGCAGGAAGTGAAGGCTGTCGCAGCCCGTGAACTCCGATTAATGGCAAAAACCAGGAAGGAGAATAGGTCTTTCATTGCAGAGGGTGGAGCAATCCCAGCTCTCTACCGGCTTTTCCGGTCTACAAATCCAGTTGCTCAAGAGAATGCCCTGACTGCAATATTGAACATATctattcatgatgaaaacaagagaaAGATTATGGAGGAGAATGGTTGTTTGGAATTAATAGTATATGTTCTGAGATATGGGTTAACTACTGAGGCAAGGGAGAATGCAGCTGCTACATTGTTCAGCCTCTCTGCTGTCCATGACTTCAAGAAGATGATTGTGGATGAGCATGGTGCTGTTGCAGCACTAGCTGATTTGCTGATGCAAGGAAGCCCAAGGGGAAAGAAAGATGCAGTGATGGCCTTGTTTAATCTTTCGACCCATCCTGAGAGCTGGTCCCAAATGTTGAATATGGGAGCAATTTCAGCCCTGGCGGGAGCTTTGAGAGATGAAATTGTTGCTGAGGAGGCTGCTGGAGCTCTGACATTGCTTATGAGGCATCACATTCTGACGCAGACAATTGCAAGTGAGGATACTGCAATCACAAATCTGGTAGGGTTAATGAAAAGGGGCACCCCTAAGGCAAAGGAGAATGCAATTGCAGCTTTGCAAGAAATGTGCAGACGTGGAGGATTAAATGTGATACAGAATGTAGCTAAGATGCCAATGTTTAGTGGTTTAATTCAGACCATCTTGCTCTGACATTGTTTACCTGCATCAGTACTAAAAACTGATTCCACAGCACACCTTGTTCTAATAGTACATGATCTGCTCTCCAATTCTTCTCTTATCTACTTATAATAAGCATCAACTTTGAGCCAAAAGTTTACAAAGAATGAGTTCAAAAACTCGGGGAGAGGCAATACCTTGTCGACGTAGCACTGTGAACGTGACTTGACAGTGAGCCACTGTGGACGGTCGAATAACTGAAATGTGAATGGAAGCATTAGAGAGATCAGAATAAGGGAGAAGGGAAATGGAGAAACAAGGATGCTAAGTTGAATAAGCTCTAGCAAACAACAAAACTTTTGACAACACAGAAGATACATCACTAAGCATGTAACATGCAACAACAAAAGAACAATCATTCCTAACCATTCCTCCATTTCATCGTACCTGAAACACCACAAGTATCACAAATGAACAATCCACAACAACAAaagatttttttgtttgtttgtgtaacgcctaaaaattctcaaaactattttagaaatattctatgatttttctggaattttaggatatttttacagaattttgagagtaacggaagtagcaaaaagaaatagaaaacgaaaacggcctaagcgagaattgaaccagagacctacggtttacggataatgttagtaactagttgaacccagcaggaccgtgctgaaaggaaagggaggcaattaaatttatattagagttgggctgaaattacccacttaatataaatagggaatttaataggtgaagagttattttttttttaacgtgacttttccttctcctcaccctagccacgccgcccccttccctctccttctctcggcgccaaccacaagaagaaacctagggttcctttcctagggcttcaaggacaccttccggcgacatctccgacacgaggacgtttcccttcgcgagaggaacgcttagacgcgagaagatcgtcgaaaggatcgtctcctccaaaaaatctcgcgattagaatcgtaagaaattatgaataggaggtaagaaacccctcacctgcagtataagtagcttccgtttgaatgcatgcttttagattagttatactcggatttttgtcgacatctagggtgtatttaaccctcctcgcagctttagggattagtcgagcacctctagatgggccggacgcgtttgcCCTCTTCAGTTGAGgtgttagatgttgtcgggtgcctagatgtggtctccctactagagaggagagttagagcacaccaaatgctcgataaaaagattaggacagcttttgatt
This window of the Zingiber officinale cultivar Zhangliang chromosome 3B, Zo_v1.1, whole genome shotgun sequence genome carries:
- the LOC122054886 gene encoding U-box domain-containing protein 4-like: MLVEQLSAGSQEVKAVAARELRLMAKTRKENRSFIAEGGAIPALYRLFRSTNPVAQENALTAILNISIHDENKRKIMEENGCLELIVYVLRYGLTTEARENAAATLFSLSAVHDFKKMIVDEHGAVAALADLLMQGSPRGKKDAVMALFNLSTHPESWSQMLNMGAISALAGALRDEIVAEEAAGALTLLMRHHILTQTIASEDTAITNLVGLMKRGTPKAKENAIAALQEMCRRGGLNVIQNVAKMPMFSGLIQTILL